A part of Desulfobacter sp. genomic DNA contains:
- a CDS encoding flagellar hook capping protein, translating into MSVSSTGTNALDAISASYQPYEQTTEETEDALGRDAFLTMLVAQLENQDPLNPMDGTDFSAQLAQYSQLEQLMNLNESMESLISALEGTSGKDPMEYIGMEVTGTADTMTVDEGTVSGGFYNLTEPADVAVTITDADGSVVRTLYPGQQEAGAYLVSWDGTDASGDAVADGTYSYTVMADYGSGYETLSASLSGTVEGVAYNNGKAYLVVQGILLDPDAVTSATNLSETAATGLATSPAAYLGQSISSTAPIVLVEDGAVSGSGLSFELDTQSDAVISVYDAYDELVRTIEIDADDTAAGENAVVWDGLSDNGYQVQDGMYYYTVSADDGSASTPVSGEVSAVKTVNGSPYLVLADSGRLVSVSNVTEIF; encoded by the coding sequence ATGTCAGTCTCATCCACCGGAACCAATGCGCTGGATGCCATTTCCGCATCCTATCAACCCTATGAACAAACCACCGAAGAGACCGAGGATGCCCTGGGGCGGGATGCGTTTCTGACCATGCTGGTGGCCCAGCTGGAAAACCAGGACCCCCTGAACCCCATGGACGGAACGGATTTTTCGGCCCAGCTGGCCCAGTATTCCCAGCTGGAACAGCTCATGAACCTCAATGAATCCATGGAATCCCTCATCAGCGCCCTTGAGGGCACCTCGGGCAAGGACCCCATGGAGTATATCGGCATGGAGGTTACGGGCACGGCCGACACCATGACCGTGGACGAGGGCACGGTCTCCGGCGGGTTCTACAATCTCACCGAACCCGCGGACGTGGCCGTCACCATCACCGATGCCGACGGCAGTGTGGTCAGGACCCTCTATCCTGGGCAGCAGGAAGCCGGTGCCTACCTGGTTTCCTGGGACGGGACCGACGCGTCGGGGGATGCCGTTGCCGACGGGACATACAGCTATACGGTCATGGCCGATTACGGCAGCGGATATGAAACCCTCTCCGCCTCATTGAGCGGCACCGTGGAAGGGGTGGCCTATAACAACGGCAAGGCCTACCTGGTGGTCCAGGGCATTCTGCTGGATCCCGATGCCGTGACCTCGGCCACCAACCTTTCAGAAACCGCCGCAACGGGCCTGGCCACCTCACCCGCCGCCTACCTGGGGCAGTCCATCAGTTCCACCGCTCCCATCGTTCTGGTGGAGGACGGGGCCGTGTCCGGATCCGGTTTGAGTTTTGAACTGGATACACAGTCCGATGCCGTCATCAGCGTTTACGATGCCTACGACGAGCTGGTCCGGACCATTGAAATCGACGCCGATGACACGGCGGCAGGGGAAAACGCCGTTGTCTGGGACGGGCTTTCGGACAACGGATACCAGGTTCAGGACGGGATGTATTACTACACCGTGTCCGCCGATGACGGCAGTGCATCCACCCCGGTGTCCGGGGAGGTGTCGGCCGTCAAGACCGTCAACGGCAGCCCCTATCTGGTCCTGGCGGATTCGGGCCGGCTTGTGTCCGTCTCCAATGTCACCGAGATTTTTTAA